A genomic stretch from Ureibacillus composti includes:
- a CDS encoding amino acid ABC transporter permease produces the protein MFDVSYMIQNTPKILEALPRTLLIAVISMSIGLVLGLLLALIRLNRVKLLEQLATLYISFFRGTPVLVQMYLIFYSLPYVFMYLNEKWQTTFFPEHFSPLLTAIIIFSLNITAYVSEAWYAGLDSVEYGQVEAGQSVGMTWLHTIRHIILPQALVNALPNFGNAFIGLIKGTSLAFSIQVVDLMAVAKIQAGDDYRYLEMYAAVSLIYWGVCFLLERLFIYLEKRFSKFKTKTIYV, from the coding sequence ATGTTTGATGTAAGTTATATGATTCAAAATACCCCGAAAATATTAGAGGCATTGCCACGTACATTATTGATCGCGGTTATCTCGATGAGTATTGGATTAGTTTTAGGATTATTATTGGCTTTAATCCGACTAAACAGAGTGAAATTGTTGGAACAGTTAGCGACACTCTATATTTCATTCTTTCGGGGGACACCGGTACTCGTACAAATGTATTTAATTTTTTATAGTTTGCCATATGTGTTTATGTATTTGAATGAAAAATGGCAAACAACATTTTTCCCGGAACATTTTTCACCGCTACTAACAGCGATCATTATCTTTTCACTCAATATAACAGCCTACGTATCAGAGGCTTGGTATGCAGGGCTTGATTCAGTTGAATATGGTCAGGTGGAGGCGGGACAGTCAGTTGGAATGACGTGGCTCCATACGATTCGCCATATTATTTTGCCTCAGGCACTAGTCAATGCGTTACCGAACTTTGGCAATGCGTTTATTGGCCTTATTAAAGGAACATCCCTTGCCTTTTCTATTCAAGTAGTAGATTTAATGGCAGTGGCGAAAATCCAAGCGGGGGATGATTATCGCTATTTAGAAATGTATGCAGCAGTATCGCTAATTTATTGGGGTGTTTGCTTCTTGCTTGAACGTTTATTCATTTATTTAGAAAAACGATTTTCGAAATTTAAAACGAAGACTATTTATGTTTAA
- a CDS encoding amino acid ABC transporter permease — protein sequence MNTSYYLGALETILPKLPITIGMMMLALLGGLIVGTILAIIRIRQKPISNALATIYISFMRCTPTIVQLFLVFYGLPLFFELMGIDINGWSKFIFAVLALGLHSTAVIAEIMRAAYLSVPAGQFEAAEAVGMTKLQMLRHIVLPQATHIAMPNLGNEAISLLKETSLAFSIGVVDIMGSAQILVNNNYGMNVVEVYVVISILYWLLSIVVGRIVEWSRRRSQNRYRRMANAT from the coding sequence ATGAATACAAGTTATTATTTAGGGGCACTTGAAACGATACTACCTAAACTCCCAATTACAATTGGGATGATGATGTTGGCACTACTTGGAGGGCTTATCGTTGGTACGATACTAGCCATTATCCGTATACGGCAAAAGCCGATTTCAAATGCGTTGGCAACCATATATATTTCGTTTATGCGTTGTACCCCAACAATTGTTCAATTATTTTTAGTGTTTTATGGCTTGCCGTTATTTTTTGAACTAATGGGAATCGACATAAATGGTTGGAGCAAATTTATCTTTGCAGTGCTAGCATTAGGCTTACACAGCACTGCTGTCATTGCAGAAATTATGCGAGCTGCTTATTTATCAGTGCCAGCAGGTCAATTTGAGGCAGCAGAAGCAGTAGGAATGACAAAACTTCAAATGTTACGTCATATTGTTTTACCACAAGCCACTCATATTGCGATGCCTAATTTAGGGAATGAAGCAATCAGCTTGTTGAAAGAAACATCCCTCGCATTTTCTATCGGTGTTGTTGACATTATGGGAAGTGCGCAAATTTTAGTAAATAATAATTACGGCATGAATGTTGTGGAAGTGTATGTCGTTATCTCAATTTTATATTGGCTTTTATCCATTGTAGTTGGGCGAATTGTTGAATGGTCGCGTCGCCGATCTCAAAATCGTTATCGCAGAATGGCAAATGCTACTTAA
- a CDS encoding amino acid ABC transporter ATP-binding protein: MIELKNIRKSFGKDVIIKDISMQVEKGDVISILGPSGSGKTTLLRCINFLEKPDSGEMVLDNLHVDLKKASKKEILSVRRKTAMVFQQYNLFQNLTALENVMKALIVVQGYTKVKATEKSLALLEKVGLSDKANLYPSQLSGGQQQRISIARALALEPEIILFDEPTSALDPELVGEVLQVIRKIADEGVTMVIVTHEMSFAREISNQIVFMENGFVVENGPPEQLFENPQEERTKQFLAKHIAPWSYQI, encoded by the coding sequence ATGATCGAATTGAAAAATATTCGAAAATCCTTTGGAAAAGATGTCATCATAAAAGATATTTCGATGCAAGTGGAAAAAGGCGATGTGATTTCGATTTTAGGTCCAAGTGGATCGGGGAAAACAACACTCCTTCGTTGCATTAACTTTTTAGAAAAGCCAGATAGTGGTGAGATGGTGCTCGACAATCTACATGTGGATTTAAAAAAGGCTTCCAAGAAGGAAATTTTGAGTGTACGACGCAAAACGGCAATGGTGTTCCAACAGTACAATCTTTTTCAAAATTTAACAGCTCTTGAAAATGTCATGAAAGCACTGATTGTTGTTCAAGGTTATACCAAGGTAAAAGCAACAGAAAAAAGCTTAGCGTTGTTAGAGAAAGTTGGCTTAAGCGATAAAGCAAACCTTTACCCGAGCCAACTATCAGGTGGACAGCAACAACGAATTAGCATTGCACGTGCTTTAGCGTTAGAGCCGGAAATTATTTTATTTGATGAGCCAACGTCAGCACTTGACCCGGAACTTGTAGGTGAAGTTTTGCAAGTAATTCGTAAAATTGCCGATGAAGGCGTAACGATGGTGATTGTGACACATGAAATGAGCTTTGCACGGGAAATTTCAAATCAAATTGTCTTTATGGAAAATGGCTTTGTCGTTGAAAACGGCCCACCCGAACAACTATTTGAAAACCCACAAGAAGAACGAACAAAACAGTTTTTAGCAAAACATATAGCTCCATGGAGTTATCAAATTTAG
- a CDS encoding transporter substrate-binding domain-containing protein, whose amino-acid sequence MMKKWFKKAVFTTTAVLALAACSSEEEKETVEASAEGTKVVYVAQNIVPNKPYSFFNEKNEMDGYTVDYLKAVDELLKDYTFEYDQVEADAMLVGTETGKYDLAANYYYLTPERKENYLLGESEYGYTYTSIVTKANEKDIQSFEDLGGRIVSPLNPGGGTSVAIKEFNEKNPDHPILIDWTESFADAEAFKGIDAGKYDAWYGNSHNFDVINESLKLDLKIAAYVSKEPIWVLFNKDNEELVTAFNEATKQLKEDGTLAELSNKWFGKNYFEEE is encoded by the coding sequence ATGATGAAAAAGTGGTTCAAAAAAGCGGTTTTTACAACGACTGCAGTATTAGCGTTAGCAGCATGCTCGAGCGAGGAAGAAAAAGAGACCGTAGAGGCATCAGCTGAAGGAACTAAGGTTGTATACGTAGCACAAAATATTGTTCCGAATAAACCTTATAGCTTCTTTAATGAAAAAAATGAAATGGACGGCTATACGGTTGATTATTTAAAAGCTGTCGACGAATTATTGAAGGATTATACATTTGAATATGACCAAGTTGAAGCAGATGCTATGTTAGTAGGGACAGAGACAGGAAAATATGATTTAGCTGCCAATTATTATTATCTAACGCCAGAACGCAAAGAAAATTATTTACTTGGAGAAAGCGAATATGGTTATACGTATACGTCAATTGTAACGAAAGCAAATGAAAAAGACATACAATCATTTGAAGATTTAGGTGGTCGTATTGTATCACCATTGAATCCAGGAGGGGGAACAAGTGTAGCCATTAAAGAATTTAATGAAAAAAACCCGGATCATCCTATTTTGATTGACTGGACAGAATCTTTTGCTGATGCGGAAGCATTTAAGGGGATTGATGCAGGGAAATATGACGCATGGTACGGTAATTCCCATAACTTTGATGTTATTAACGAAAGTTTAAAGCTAGATTTGAAAATTGCTGCCTATGTTTCAAAAGAACCGATTTGGGTGTTGTTCAATAAAGATAACGAAGAGCTTGTAACTGCTTTTAATGAGGCAACAAAACAATTAAAAGAGGATGGAACATTAGCAGAGCTTTCAAACAAATGGTTCGGTAAAAATTACTTTGAAGAAGAGTAA